In one window of Arachis ipaensis cultivar K30076 chromosome B06, Araip1.1, whole genome shotgun sequence DNA:
- the LOC107605299 gene encoding hydroquinone glucosyltransferase-like — protein MAKITHIAAISIPAFSHQASILEFCKRLVHLHHNIHVTCIFPTIDSPPPATISLLQSLPSSTTVDHIFLPPINKQDLPQDVPPAVQIQLAVSQSMPSFRATLHQLHSTTPFVALVADTFASEALQVAKDISLNLSAYIYFPPSAMTLSLFLHLKTLHNQVSCEYRDHKELIRIPGCIPIYGHDLPEHFRDRSSISYDLILRLSKRLLSLADGFLVNSFSEIERVTAIAIEEEHGKKNTPVYLVGPIIQTGPNSDPNGPECVRWLDNQRPNSVLYVSFGSGGTLCQEQVNEMALGLELSGQKFLWVLRAPSDSANAAYLGAENVDPLSFLPRGFLERTKGQGLVLVNWAPQTQILSHSSTGGFLTHCGWNSTLESIVMGVPMITWPLFAEQRMNAVLLTEGLKVGLRPKFNSDGIVERDEIAMVVKGLMVGEETNGIRQRIRELKDAAADALKEDGSSTRDLFQFGTRLENLKRGHQTFDGLITS, from the coding sequence CCATCACAACATCCATGTTACCTGCATCTTCCCCACCATTGATTCACCTCCTCCCGCCACCATCTCCCTCCTCCAATCTCTTCCTTCTTCCACCACCGTTGACCACATTTTCCTCCCTCCAATCAACAAGCAAGACTTACCCCAAGATGTTCCCCCCGCCGTTCAAATCCAACTCGCAGTGTCCCAATCCATGCCTTCTTTCCGTGCCACGCTGCACCAACTGCATTCAACCACTCCCTTTGTTGCTTTGGTGGCAGATACTTTCGCAAGCGAAGCTCTCCAAGTAGCAAAAGATATCAGCCTCAACCTCTCAGCTTACATTTACTTCCCTCCTTCCGCCATGACGCTTTCATTGTTCTTGCATCTGAAAACTTTGCACAACCAAGTTTCGTGTGAATACAGAGATCACAAAGAACTCATTCGTATTCCAGGTTGCATCCCGATCTACGGTCACGATCTCCCTGAGCATTTTCGTGATAGATCCAGCATCTCTTACGATCTCATTCTTAGATTGTCCAAGAGGTTGTTGTCTCTTGCTGATGGTTTCTTGGTTAACAGCTTCTCAGAGATCGAGCGAGTAACCGCCATAGCCATAGAAGAAGAACACGGAAAGAAGAACACTCCTGTTTATCTTGTTGGGCCAATAATACAAACTGGGCCCAATAGTGACCCAAATGGGCCTGAGTGTGTGCGGTGGCTTGATAACCAAAGGCCCAATTCTGTTTTGTATGTTTCGTTTGGAAGCGGAGGCACTCTGTGTCAAGAACAGGTCAATGAGATGGCTTTGGGTTTGGAGCTAAGCGGTCAAAAGTTTTTATGGGTTTTGAGAGCGCCGAGTGATTCGGCTAATGCGGCTTATCTCGGTGCTGAAAACGTTGACCCTTTGAGTTTCTTGCCACGTGGCTTTCTGGAGAGAACCAAAGGacaagggttggttcttgttaatTGGGCCCCACAGACACAGATCCTTAGTCACAGTTCAACTGGTGGATTCCTTACACACTGTGGTTGGAATTCTACACTCGAGAGCATTGTGATGGGAGTGCCAATGATAACTTGGCCATTGTTTGCCGAGCAAAGAATGAATGCTGTTTTGTTAACTGAAGGCCTCAAAGTGGGTCTGAGGCCCAAGTTTAATAGCGATGGCATTGTAGAAAGAGATGAGATTGCTATGGTGGTAAAGGGTTTAATGGTTGGTGAAGAAACAAATGGGATTCGACAAAGAATTCGTGAGCTCAAAGATGCTGCGGCAGATGCATTGAAGGAAGATGGGTCATCTACAAGGGATCTTTTCCAATTCGGAACTCGGTTGGAGAACCTTAAAAGAGGTCATCAGACATTTGATGGGTTAATAACTTCGTGA